cccccaggcAAACTCTTACAGCTCCCCAGCTCACCAGGCTGCTCCGCCCCAACACATACTAACATATACTTGCTCTTCCCCCTGCCTGGAGTGCCATTCCCTACCTCATCTGCCTAGAAACCCTGACACACTTTCGAACCTCCCAAGCTTGCCCGGTCTCTGAGGCCTCTCCACACCTCCCAGCTCTCCCTCTAACTGGACCTCAGTACCGGCTGCTAACTGTCcacatttccctttttcttttttttgagacaaggtcttgctctgttgcccaggcttcaatgcagtggtatgatcgcgatcacagttcacttcaacctcaacctcctgggttcaagcaatcctcccacctcagcctcctgagtggctgagaccaCCAACACACAACGCCATGCCtacatcaccatgctcagctaagtttttgatttttttttttttttttgagatgcagtctcactctgttgccctggctggagtgcagtggtgcaatctccactcactgcaacctctgcctctagggttcaagtgattcttctgcctcagcctcccgagtagctgggactacaggtgcgcaccactacgcccagctaatttttgtattttcagtagagacggggtttcaccatattagccaggctggtcgtaaactcctgacctcatgatccgccaacctcggcctctcaaagtgctaggattataggcgtgagccactgcgcctggccccattttttgattttttggggtttttttctttcttttttgagacagactcttgctgtcggccaggctggagtgcagtggcatgatcccggctcactgcaacctctgcctctcaggttcaagcgattctcctgtctcagcctcccgagtagctgggactacaggcatgtgccaccacgcccggctaatttttttggtatttttagtacagacggggtttcactatgttagccaggatagtctccatctcctgacctcatgatccatccgccttggcctcccaaagtgctgggattacaggcgtgagccaccccgcccagacttttttgattttttgtagagacaaggtctccctgtgttttcaggctgatttcaaacaCATGGCCTCAcacaatccttctgcctcggatTACaggattgggattacaggcatgaaccaccacacccagccccgcTGTTTCTTGAAAGCAAGGACTCATGGGAATCCTTGAAAGCAAGGACTTGCCCATCTCCCCCATTTCTTGAAAGCGAGGACTCATGGGATTCTCCATGTCCTGAAGCCCAGCATAGGGGCCAATATAgcataagtgctcagtaaacgtTTGCTTAACTGTCAAGCCCCACATCCGAACAACCACAGCTCCTACAACTTGGAAAGCACTTTCACATCCACTGTCTCCTTCTTGCCTCCCAACAAGCCGGCGGGAGGGGGTGGGAAGGCCATCAATTGTATTGACAGAGGAGGAAACGGGCGCTCAGAGAGACAAAGTAACACGTCTAAGATTGCTGCAATCCCAGGAACTGGCAAGGCCATGttccagcccctccctgcccctctgccTCCCGCTCCCTGCAAGCCCAAGATCCCTGACCTGGGGATGATGCGCTGGGTGAGGCGGTTggtggggatggagaggggaaCCTGTTGCTGTAGCCTCCGCTGCTCAAACAGGCCTGGGAGGTCATGGGCCCAGATGTGCGTGGATTTCCCTGCAGAAACAGGAAGAGGCCAGGCCTGGGGTGTTGGTGGGCAGGATGCTGAGGCGCTGGAGCCCCTGCgggccctgcctccctgcccaTCCCACCTTGTACCTGAGAGTGACAGCAGCACGTTGTTCACGCAGTAGAGCCAGGAGCAGCGATGTGAAATCAGCTGGAGGCCACAGAGGGACAGATGGTCAGCACCCCAGGCCCCCCCAAGGCCTCTGCCCCCCACAGCCAGCCGGGCCTCACCTTCTCCAGCGTATCCTCATGCAGTTCATGCAGGTTGAGTGTGTAGATGCCTTCCTCGGCCCCTACCACCAGGAACTGGTCTGCCAGTTTGGGCATGGGGTCAGAGGTCAGACATGGCCCCTGGCCCAAGCTGAGGGATTCCTTGGGCTCCCgcttcctccctgcccccacctacCCCGAGTAACAGGGTGAATCCAGGTGACAGCAGCGTGGATCCGCAGGGGGCAGCCATTGAAGACCTTGGAGAAGCAGGCGCCCATCTGCAGAGGAGGCAAGGGGCTGGCGAGGGAGTGCAGGGGTGGTGGGTGGCAGGGCTGTGGGACTGCAGGGCTTGGGGCAAACACTTACATGCACCTTGGGAGTTGGGGGGAGCCCGTGGCAGGATGACCtctgggagggaggaaaggagtcaGGGCTGATATGACAGCTGTAGCCGCCCGTCTCCCCACCCCCCTGTAGCACCCTCTTACCTCAGGATCCTCCCGCTGCTTCATGGTGGCCCAGGCCGTGGGCAGCAGTGGGGAGCTGTCGGGGCCTgaaggaggtgggggcagggttccTGCAGGCACAGGCGTGCTGTAATTTCCTGCTGCAGCCCCCACCCTGGGGctgcctcctggcctcccaaGCCTGAGACTCACCTGGGGGACTGGACAGAGGCTCCTCTGCTGGAGGGTCAGGGGGGAGTGGCCCTAGGAACGGGGCCCGCTTGATGGTTCCCATGGTATCGTCTGGGGAGTCCAGCTCCTGGTAGGAGGGGCAGGGCCCAGCCCGGCCGTTACCAGGTTGCCCTGTAACCACATCCCACTCCAATCGTACCCTCTGCAGTGGCCTGGATCCCAGCTCCAGCCTCCCTCTGTGTGGCACCTGGAATTCTGAGGCTGACCGAATAGTCAGACTCCTGTGGGAGGGAGATGAGGCGTGAGGCATGAGGTGTGACTGGCACCAAGGCCACCTGccccttgcccctcccccaggcccacATCCCTCACCTTTCCTCCAGGGCCTCCTGGACCGACTGCAGCAGGCTCCTGGGCAGTGGGGAAAAGGGGTCAGAGGtcagcctttccttttttttttttttttttttgagacggagtctcgctctgtcacccaggccggagtgcagtggcgcaatcgcggctcactgcaagctccgccccccaagttcacgccattctcctgcctcagcctcccaagtagctgggactacaggcgcccgccaccgcacccggctaattttttgtatttttagtacagagggggtttcaccgtgttagccaggatggtttcgatctcctgcccttgtgatccgcccacctcggcctcccaaagtgctcagattacaggcgtgagccacacccggccttttttttttttttttttaagacagagtttcattcttgtcacccaggctggagtgcaatggcaagatctcggctcactgcaacctctgcctcccagattctcctacctcagcctcccgagtagctgggattacaggcgtgggccaccatgcccagctaacttttgtttgtttatttatttatctgagatggagtcccgctctgttgcccaggctggagtgcagtggtgcagtctcagctcactgcaacctccgcctcccgagttcaagcaattctcttgtcttagcctcctgagtagctgggattacaggcgcctgccaccacaccggctaattttttgtatttttactagagacgggctttcaccatgttggccaggctggtctcaaactcctgaccttgggatccacccacctcggcctcccaaagtgctgggattataggcgtaagccaccgcagccagcctaatttttgtattttaagtagagatggggtttcaccatgttggcaaagctggtttcgaactcctgacctcaggtgatccacccaccttagcctcccaaagtgctgggattacaggcatgagccacccgcccagcctaatttttgtattttaagtagagatggggtttcaccatgttggcaaagctggtcttgaactcctgacctcaggtgatccacccacctcagcctcctaaagtgctgggattacaggcatgagccaccgtgcccggtcagaGGTCAGCCTTTCTGCCGCCCCTGCCACCCCCTGCAGCTTCCCCATACCTCACTTACCCACTCAACTCTTCCTTTCCCAGTAGTGTCCACTCTTCCTCCCACTGGGAGAAACCAAGGTAGAGACCGGGGAAGAAGCAGAGACAGATGCAACGTGAGAGGGCGCTCAAGAGATTCaggaaaggaaagacagacagacagacgggAAAGGTGAGATGGAAACACACAGaagatgagagagacagacagtggGAGGCAGAGCTGAAGACTGTGAAAGAAAGGGCAACAGACAGCGAGGGAGGAAGAGACAGGCTGGGGGGTGAGGAGAGACCAGTGACAGAGCCGATGAGGGCAGAGACAGAGAGTCAGACCACTGGGGACACACAGGTGGGAAAACGAGGCTGAGCAGGGTAGGGTGAGGGCTCAGGCACATGACGGCCTCCTTTTGGGAAAGGCACGGTCTCTGTGCTACCTTCCAGACACCCACCTAAAAGAACTTGGCCCAGGAAGGAGCCCCTAACCCTCCAGGTCCCTGGGTAGGACAGGCTTGCTTGGACAGTCCAAGGCCCAAGGCCCGAGGCCACCCAGCTTCAAATCTCCCTTGATTTGAGCTGCTCGGCCTCCATCCGacctccctgccccacctctgGGCACCACCTTCCCCTCAAGGCCTGCCCGCTCACCGGCTCATTCAGTGGGTCAGTTTCCTTCCTGCGTGGGGCGCCAAATTTCACCTGGTGAACTGGGGGGCCCAGAGTACAAGGGTGAAGGAGCTGGAGTCTCAGGATGGACCTCTACTCACACCAAATCCATGTGCacacaggccccccaaaatctgcaCACACACAGCCCCTGCTGCAGACTCACACTGGATCTCCGAGGGGGTCCTCTCGGCTGGGCCGTGCTGCCCCCGGGAGTGAATGGTGTCTGGAAACATGTCATAGGTctaaggaaaaacagaaacagtgtgGACACACCTGGCACGCGCCTCATGCCGGGGCTGCTCTAGGAGCTTCACACGCACCAGTGCGTTTTGCTTTCATGACAGCCCTCTGGGACtactgtaaaataaaatggaaccccacttcacagatgagagaACCCACACAGAGCGGTGCCAAAGATCacacagaaagcaagaaaatggCACAGTCGTGGTCATGGTCAGCTTGGACTCAAGGGCAGGGACCTATCAAGGGGGTGGTACAGGAAACAAAGTCAGCATGACAGAGACTCCTAATGGGAGGGCTCAGCTGAGGCCAGCTCCCTGAGCTGGAATGGTGCCAGTTAAAGGACCTCCACCAACATCACCCTTGGGCTCTTTCTAAGCAGACCAGCCCAAGACTCACTTTCCAGCCCCGCTCACCTACCTCCAGCTCACAGTCCTCAGGGGAGGGGGTCCCCAGATGAGGGTCACTGGCTTTGTCCAGCAGCTGTGTGAGGAGGGCCCGAGGGAGCTGCTGAGTCGTGAACGGGTGCTGGaaagtgggggaggggggtgATCAGGTTGGCCCCTGATCCAGGGCCCTGCTTTTGAGTACTGGGCCTCTCTCCCGGCCCCCTGCCTCCCACCTGCAGGAGCTTCTCTGCTGTCGGCCTCTTCTTAGGATTCTTGGTCAGGGCCAGTTTGAGAAAGTGGTGGAAATTCTGGGTCCTAGAAGGCACAAGAGCCCCCCAGCGCCAGATCCAGGTTAGCCCTCGTGCAGGGTGTCCTGCCAGCTGCCCTACCACCCCTACAGAGGCGTCTGCTGGGCCCACCCAAGAAGGAGCCAGCCGAGGCCAAGGGCCACTGGCCGAGCAACGCTGCCTTGCGACACAGCGGCTCCTCCACCAACCCTCTGCCCTTCTTTTCTGACCACGCTGGGTCTTCAACCCACAGAAGGACCAGGCCCCTGACTCAGATGGTCTGTAGTAGCCCAGAAAGGACAGGGCTCTTGGGGTTCCCCCCGGGAGTTGGCAGAGGCTGTTTGTCCACTATGGGGCTGACAGAAAAGGGGGTCCCGGCAGCAGGGTGTGGCCCTTACCAGCGAGTCTTATCTCTCAGTTTGGGCGGCTGGAAGCTGCTCTTCGACATGAGCATCAGGGCCCTGTGGAGGGCGCGAGGTCAGGGGCCACAGGCCGCAGATCAAGGGTCAGGTGAGGGGCAAGTGTTGGGCTGACCTCATGGGGTGCAGGTGGAACAGAGGGGGCTGCAGCTCGCCCAGCTCAATGGCAGTGATGCCCAGGGCCCAGACGTcacatagctcattgtagccacCTTTGCGCTCCACAGCAGCCACCTCGGGAGCCATCCTAGAGGTGGAGTCACAGATGGGATGGCCGGGTGCCCCGCTCTGTGGCCCCTACCCCTCCGCCCCAGGCGCAGCCTCACCAGTAGGGAGTCCCAATGAAAGACCTCCTCTTGGCCACAGACGCTGTCAGCTCGCCTGACACCCCAAAGTCAGCTGTGGGGAGAAACAGCCACTCTCACCAGCCCTCTGGCTGCCACTCACCCTCCCACGCCCAGGGCTCTGGCTCGGCTGCACCTGGCAGGGCTCAGACGGGCAGGTGGCCCCGCTTGGTCACAGCTGCCGCAGGCCCTAGGCAAGGCCAGGTCCCTCTCCTGAGAGGAGTCAACCACCCTCTATCCCTGACGGAGTGCCTGGTCCCATGTCAACTCTGTGCAGACCCAACCTCCTCCATTTTCCAGCAGGGAGGGAGTACCGTTCCATCTTCTAAgcagggaaactgagactcaagtggcaaagtgacttgcccagtgaCACCCAACCCTTGAGTCCAGGGTAGCCAGGGAGGGTCCACAGAGCCCTCACCCTGATGGTGTCCCCAGGGTACTGACCCAGTTTGACATCTCCCTGGAGAGTGAGGAGAAGGTTGGCTCCCTGTGGGAATGGAGGAGAGACAATCCCATCTGGTGCCCCCGAgggcctcctcctccctccccaggagTGCCCCCAGCTAGGTGCCTACCTTGATGTCTCTGTGGATCTTCCCCTGAGAATGCAGGTGGTGGAGCCCCTGGGGACAAAGAGGAGTCCCTGAGAGCAGCCACCCAGCACTGTCCCACCTCCCCGAACCCCCTCTCAGGACTGGGGCCCCCCACTCAGGCTGCttcttcctcccctctccccaaacAGGAAGTGACTGAGCCAAGAGGGAAATGGACTGCTTCCGGCAACAGGGCTGGGGCCCCTTTTCCCCAGGACCTACAGCCCCTCGGGCCAGCCCCACCCGAGGCACTCCACCCGCCTCCCTGCTGGTCATCTGGGCTCCTGGCCCACAGCTTCTGGAGACCAGAGGTGTGGGCACCTCACAGGCCCAGCTACCTTCAGTGCCTCTCGGCAGACGTAGGCAATCTGCCGCTCCTCCAGGGGCCCAGTGGctgaaaggaaaagggagaggcTGGCTTGGGGGCCCGGGGGTCATGCCCACCCTCCCAGGCTACCGTGTGTGGGAAAAGCAGCAGGCACTGTTAAATGAAAGCGGTGTTGGCCACGTCCCCTCCCAGTTTAGTCTAGGATACTGAACCCAGAGATGGACAGTATTtctctcaaggtcacacagccaggcagGAGTGGAGAGGAGCCCAAGTCCAGGGCCCAGAGTCCCCTCCGGTACcccagtggggtgggggtgggggaacgcTGGGGCCTGCTGGGGCCTGGAGCCCTGGCCTCACCATGGTAAATCTCCTGCAGGGAGCCCCCTCCGCAGAACTCCATGCAGATCCACAAGCGGTCATTCCTAGGGACAAAGAGCTGGGGTGGGCACAAAGCAGGTCACATGGGGGCTGCCTGGGGCCAGGAGGATAAGGCAGCCTCACCTGAGGTAGCTGCCAATGTAGGCCACCACATTGGGG
This genomic window from Pan troglodytes isolate AG18354 chromosome 9, NHGRI_mPanTro3-v2.0_pri, whole genome shotgun sequence contains:
- the MAP4K2 gene encoding mitogen-activated protein kinase kinase kinase kinase 2 isoform X2 gives rise to the protein MALLRDVSLQDPRDRFELLQRVGAGTYGDVYKARDTVTSELAAVKIVKLDPGDDISSLQQEITILRECRHPNVVAYIGSYLRNDRLWICMEFCGGGSLQEIYHATGPLEERQIAYVCREALKGLHHLHSQGKIHRDIKGANLLLTLQGDVKLADFGVSGELTASVAKRRSFIGTPYWMAPEVAAVERKGGYNELCDVWALGITAIELGELQPPLFHLHPMRALMLMSKSSFQPPKLRDKTRWTQNFHHFLKLALTKNPKKRPTAEKLLQHPFTTQQLPRALLTQLLDKASDPHLGTPSPEDCELETYDMFPDTIHSRGQHGPAERTPSEIQFHQVKFGAPRRKETDPLNEPWEEEWTLLGKEELSGSLLQSVQEALEERSLTIRSASEFQELDSPDDTMGTIKRAPFLGPLPPDPPAEEPLSSPPGPDSSPLLPTAWATMKQREDPERSSCHGLPPTPKVHMGACFSKVFNGCPLRIHAAVTWIHPVTRDQFLVVGAEEGIYTLNLHELHEDTLEKLISHRCSWLYCVNNVLLSLSGKSTHIWAHDLPGLFEQRRLQQQVPLSIPTNRLTQRIIPRRFALSTKIPDTKGCLQCRVVRNPYTGATFLLAALPTSLLLLQWYEPLQKFLLLKNFSSPLPSPAGMLEPLVLDGKELPQVCVGAEGPEGPGCRVLFHVLPLEAGLTPDILIPPEGIPGSAQQVIQVDRDTILVSFERCVRIVNMQGEPTATLAPELTFDFPIETVVCLQDSVLAFWSHGMQGRSLDTNEVTQEITDETRIFRVLGAHRDIILESIPTDNPEAHSNLYILTGHQSTY
- the MAP4K2 gene encoding mitogen-activated protein kinase kinase kinase kinase 2 isoform X3, with product MALLRDVSLQDPRDRFELLQRVGAGTYGDVYKARDTVTSELAAVKIVKLDPGDDISSLQQEITILRECRHPNVVAYIGSYLRNDRLWICMEFCGGGSLQEIYHATGPLEERQIAYVCREALKGLHHLHSQGKIHRDIKGANLLLTLQGDVKLADFGVSGELTASVAKRRSFIGTPYWMAPEVAAVERKGGYNELCDVWALGITAIELGELQPPLFHLHPMRALMLMSKSSFQPPKLRDKTRWTQNFHHFLKLALTKNPKKRPTAEKLLQHPFTTQQLPRALLTQLLDKASDPHLGTPSPEDCELETYDMFPDTIHSRGQHGPAERTPSEIQFHQVKFGAPRRKETDPLNEPWEEEWTLLGKEELSGSLLQSVQEALEERSLTIRSASEFQELDSPDDTMGTIKRAPFLGPLPPDPPAEEPLSSPPGTLPPPPSGPDSSPLLPTAWATMKQREDPERSSCHGLPPTPKVHMGACFSKVFNGCPLRIHAAVTWIHPVTRDQFLVVGAEEGIYTLNLHELHEDTLEKLISHRCSWLYCVNNVLLSLSGKSTHIWAHDLPGLFEQRRLQQQVPLSIPTNRLTQRIIPRRFALSTKIPDTKGCLQCRVVRNPYTGATFLLAALPTSLLLLQWYEPLQKFLLLKNFSSPLPSPAGMLEPLVLDGKELPQVCVGAEGPEGPGCRVLFHVLPLEAGLTPDILIPPGCVRIVNMQGEPTATLAPELTFDFPIETVVCLQDSVLAFWSHGMQGRSLDTNEVTQEITDETRIFRVLGAHRDIILESIPTDNPEAHSNLYILTGHQSTY
- the MAP4K2 gene encoding mitogen-activated protein kinase kinase kinase kinase 2 isoform X8, with the protein product MALLRDVSLQDPRDRFELLQRVGAGTYGDVYKARDTVTSELAAVKIVKLDPADFGVSGELTASVAKRRSFIGTPYWMAPEVAAVERKGGYNELCDVWALGITAIELGELQPPLFHLHPMRALMLMSKSSFQPPKLRDKTRWTQNFHHFLKLALTKNPKKRPTAEKLLQHPFTTQQLPRALLTQLLDKASDPHLGTPSPEDCELETYDMFPDTIHSRGQHGPAERTPSEIQFHQVKFGAPRRKETDPLNEPWEEEWTLLGKEELSGSLLQSVQEALEERSLTIRSASEFQELDSPDDTMGTIKRAPFLGPLPPDPPAEEPLSSPPGTLPPPPSGPDSSPLLPTAWATMKQREDPERSSCHGLPPTPKVHMGACFSKVFNGCPLRIHAAVTWIHPVTRDQFLVVGAEEGIYTLNLHELHEDTLEKLISHRCSWLYCVNNVLLSLSGKSTHIWAHDLPGLFEQRRLQQQVPLSIPTNRLTQRIIPRRFALSTKIPDTKGCLQCRVVRNPYTGATFLLAALPTSLLLLQWYEPLQKFLLLKNFSSPLPSPAGMLEPLVLDGKELPQVCVGAEGPEGPGCRVLFHVLPLEAGLTPDILIPPEGIPGSAQQVIQVDRDTILVSFERCVRIVNMQGEPTATLAPELTFDFPIETVVCLQDSVLAFWSHGMQGRSLDTNEVTQEITDETRIFRVLGAHRDIILESIPTDNPEAHSNLYILTGHQSTY
- the MAP4K2 gene encoding mitogen-activated protein kinase kinase kinase kinase 2 isoform X1, whose protein sequence is MALLRDVSLQDPRDRFELLQRVGAGTYGDVYKARDTVTSELAAVKIVKLDPGDDISSLQQEITILRECRHPNVVAYIGSYLRNDRLWICMEFCGGGSLQEIYHATGPLEERQIAYVCREALKGLHHLHSQGKIHRDIKGANLLLTLQGDVKLADFGVSGELTASVAKRRSFIGTPYWMAPEVAAVERKGGYNELCDVWALGITAIELGELQPPLFHLHPMRALMLMSKSSFQPPKLRDKTRWTQNFHHFLKLALTKNPKKRPTAEKLLQHPFTTQQLPRALLTQLLDKASDPHLGTPSPEDCELETYDMFPDTIHSRGQHGPAERTPSEIQFHQVKFGAPRRKETDPLNEPWEEEWTLLGKEELSGSLLQSVQEALEERSLTIRSASEFQELDSPDDTMGTIKRAPFLGPLPPDPPAEEPLSSPPGTLPPPPSGPDSSPLLPTAWATMKQREDPERSSCHGLPPTPKVHMGACFSKVFNGCPLRIHAAVTWIHPVTRDQFLVVGAEEGIYTLNLHELHEDTLEKLISHRCSWLYCVNNVLLSLSGKSTHIWAHDLPGLFEQRRLQQQVPLSIPTNRLTQRIIPRRFALSTKIPDTKGCLQCRVVRNPYTGATFLLAALPTSLLLLQWYEPLQKFLLLKNFSSPLPSPAGMLEPLVLDGKELPQVCVGAEGPEGPGCRVLFHVLPLEAGLTPDILIPPEGIPGSAQQVIQVDRDTILVSFERCVRIVNMQGEPTATLAPELTFDFPIETVVCLQDSVLAFWSHGMQGRSLDTNEVTQEITDETRIFRVLGAHRDIILESIPTDNPEAHSNLYILTGHQSTY
- the MAP4K2 gene encoding mitogen-activated protein kinase kinase kinase kinase 2 isoform X7; the protein is MALLRDVSLQDPRDRFELLQRVGAGTYGDVYKARDTVTSELAAVKIVKLDPGDDISSLQQEITILRECRHPNVVAYIGSYLRNDRLWICMEFCGGGSLQEIYHATGPLEERQIAYVCREALKGLHHLHSQGKIHRDIKGANLLLTLQGDVKLADFGVSGELTASVAKRRSFIGTPYWALMLMSKSSFQPPKLRDKTRWTQNFHHFLKLALTKNPKKRPTAEKLLQHPFTTQQLPRALLTQLLDKASDPHLGTPSPEDCELETYDMFPDTIHSRGQHGPAERTPSEIQFHQVKFGAPRRKETDPLNEPWEEEWTLLGKEELSGSLLQSVQEALEERSLTIRSASEFQELDSPDDTMGTIKRAPFLGPLPPDPPAEEPLSSPPGTLPPPPSGPDSSPLLPTAWATMKQREDPERSSCHGLPPTPKVHMGACFSKVFNGCPLRIHAAVTWIHPVTRDQFLVVGAEEGIYTLNLHELHEDTLEKLISHRCSWLYCVNNVLLSLSGKSTHIWAHDLPGLFEQRRLQQQVPLSIPTNRLTQRIIPRRFALSTKIPDTKGCLQCRVVRNPYTGATFLLAALPTSLLLLQWYEPLQKFLLLKNFSSPLPSPAGMLEPLVLDGKELPQVCVGAEGPEGPGCRVLFHVLPLEAGLTPDILIPPGCVRIVNMQGEPTATLAPELTFDFPIETVVCLQDSVLAFWSHGMQGRSLDTNEVTQEITDETRIFRVLGAHRDIILESIPTDNPEAHSNLYILTGHQSTY
- the MAP4K2 gene encoding mitogen-activated protein kinase kinase kinase kinase 2 isoform X5, whose amino-acid sequence is MALLRDVSLQDPRDRFELLQRVGAGTYGDVYKARDTVTSELAAVKIVKLDPGDDISSLQQEITILRECRHPNVVAYIGSYLRNDRLWICMEFCGGGSLQEIYHATGPLEERQIAYVCREALKGLHHLHSQGKIHRDIKGANLLLTLQGDVKLADFGVSGELTASVAKRRSFIGTPYWALMLMSKSSFQPPKLRDKTRWTQNFHHFLKLALTKNPKKRPTAEKLLQHPFTTQQLPRALLTQLLDKASDPHLGTPSPEDCELETYDMFPDTIHSRGQHGPAERTPSEIQFHQVKFGAPRRKETDPLNEPWEEEWTLLGKEELSGSLLQSVQEALEERSLTIRSASEFQELDSPDDTMGTIKRAPFLGPLPPDPPAEEPLSSPPGTLPPPPSGPDSSPLLPTAWATMKQREDPERSSCHGLPPTPKVHMGACFSKVFNGCPLRIHAAVTWIHPVTRDQFLVVGAEEGIYTLNLHELHEDTLEKLISHRCSWLYCVNNVLLSLSGKSTHIWAHDLPGLFEQRRLQQQVPLSIPTNRLTQRIIPRRFALSTKIPDTKGCLQCRVVRNPYTGATFLLAALPTSLLLLQWYEPLQKFLLLKNFSSPLPSPAGMLEPLVLDGKELPQVCVGAEGPEGPGCRVLFHVLPLEAGLTPDILIPPEGIPGSAQQVIQVDRDTILVSFERCVRIVNMQGEPTATLAPELTFDFPIETVVCLQDSVLAFWSHGMQGRSLDTNEVTQEITDETRIFRVLGAHRDIILESIPTDNPEAHSNLYILTGHQSTY
- the MAP4K2 gene encoding mitogen-activated protein kinase kinase kinase kinase 2 isoform X4, whose product is MALLRDVSLQDPRDRFELLQRVGAGTYGDVYKARDTVTSELAAVKIVKLDPGDDISSLQQEITILRECRHPNVVAYIGSYLRNDRLWICMEFCGGGSLQEIYHATGPLEERQIAYVCREALKGLHHLHSQGKIHRDIKGANLLLTLQGDVKLADFGVSGELTASVAKRRSFIGTPYWMAPEVAAVERKGGYNELCDVWALGITAIELGELQPPLFHLHPMRALMLMSKSSFQPPKLRDKTRWTQNFHHFLKLALTKNPKKRPTAEKLLQHPFTTQQLPRALLTQLLDKASDPHLGTPSPEDCELETYDMFPDTIHSRGQHGPAERTPSEIQFHQVKFGAPRRKETDPLNEPWEEEWTLLGKEELSGSLLQSVQEALEERSLTIRSASEFQELDSPDDTMGTIKRAPFLGPLPPDPPAEEPLSSPPGPDSSPLLPTAWATMKQREDPERSSCHGLPPTPKVHMGACFSKVFNGCPLRIHAAVTWIHPVTRDQFLVVGAEEGIYTLNLHELHEDTLEKLISHRCSWLYCVNNVLLSLSGKSTHIWAHDLPGLFEQRRLQQQVPLSIPTNRLTQRIIPRRFALSTKIPDTKGCLQCRVVRNPYTGATFLLAALPTSLLLLQWYEPLQKFLLLKNFSSPLPSPAGMLEPLVLDGKELPQVCVGAEGPEGPGCRVLFHVLPLEAGLTPDILIPPGCVRIVNMQGEPTATLAPELTFDFPIETVVCLQDSVLAFWSHGMQGRSLDTNEVTQEITDETRIFRVLGAHRDIILESIPTDNPEAHSNLYILTGHQSTY
- the MAP4K2 gene encoding mitogen-activated protein kinase kinase kinase kinase 2 isoform X6; its protein translation is MALLRDVSLQDPRDRFELLQRVGAGTYGDVYKARDTVTSELAAVKIVKLDPGDDISSLQQEITILRECRHPNVVAYIGSYLRNDRLWICMEFCGGGSLQEIYHATGPLEERQIAYVCREALKGLHHLHSQGKIHRDIKGANLLLTLQGDVKLADFGVSGELTASVAKRRSFIGTPYWALMLMSKSSFQPPKLRDKTRWTQNFHHFLKLALTKNPKKRPTAEKLLQHPFTTQQLPRALLTQLLDKASDPHLGTPSPEDCELETYDMFPDTIHSRGQHGPAERTPSEIQFHQVKFGAPRRKETDPLNEPWEEEWTLLGKEELSGSLLQSVQEALEERSLTIRSASEFQELDSPDDTMGTIKRAPFLGPLPPDPPAEEPLSSPPGPDSSPLLPTAWATMKQREDPERSSCHGLPPTPKVHMGACFSKVFNGCPLRIHAAVTWIHPVTRDQFLVVGAEEGIYTLNLHELHEDTLEKLISHRCSWLYCVNNVLLSLSGKSTHIWAHDLPGLFEQRRLQQQVPLSIPTNRLTQRIIPRRFALSTKIPDTKGCLQCRVVRNPYTGATFLLAALPTSLLLLQWYEPLQKFLLLKNFSSPLPSPAGMLEPLVLDGKELPQVCVGAEGPEGPGCRVLFHVLPLEAGLTPDILIPPEGIPGSAQQVIQVDRDTILVSFERCVRIVNMQGEPTATLAPELTFDFPIETVVCLQDSVLAFWSHGMQGRSLDTNEVTQEITDETRIFRVLGAHRDIILESIPTDNPEAHSNLYILTGHQSTY